In Candidatus Sulfurimonas marisnigri, a single genomic region encodes these proteins:
- a CDS encoding diguanylate cyclase — MTNTKKILVADHDIQITAFLQERIKDKKFHFILATSMEYVVSLLESETFFAAIVDFEMQNITGEKVIDYVLEKKIPTIATFDELTDEQYIEVTNYPVIDYVIKNNLAGKSYLADLLQGLESFYNRHVLICSKDHSSLTTKSITQVFRSLLFQPIITSSKKDALELMRNDECIKIVYVDEELEDKSGLLLCREIKNRYPKRDMILFGGTVINGDTKRVEKLKGEFFKSGVTDFFSESIDKERFNTHIMSMMKILKQKQRLDTYIETVDKYVLVSITNKKGVIVYASDAFSEMSGYSKEELIGRNHNIVRHPDMDSSIYKEMWETIKAGHVWSGELKNRKKSGDFYWVSVAIEPIYDDFGLLMGYQSIRFDITDKKRVEELSIRDKLTGAYNRNKFDDVLNYEFAQRGRYKKELAMIMVDFDHFKNVNDSYGHQAGDHVLVESAKIIESCVRESDSFCRWGGEEFAVICPFTDLEGVLNLAEKIRLAVSNFHFIDIVRQTVSLGVAVAKENDTIEAFLKRSDDALYMAKEMGRNRVMS; from the coding sequence ATGACAAATACTAAAAAAATTCTTGTTGCGGATCATGATATACAAATTACTGCTTTTTTACAGGAACGAATTAAAGACAAAAAATTTCATTTTATTCTAGCAACAAGTATGGAGTATGTTGTCTCTTTGCTTGAGAGTGAGACTTTTTTTGCTGCGATTGTAGATTTTGAGATGCAAAATATTACTGGTGAAAAAGTTATTGATTATGTACTAGAGAAAAAGATACCAACTATTGCCACCTTTGATGAACTGACAGATGAGCAGTATATTGAGGTGACTAATTATCCTGTTATTGATTATGTCATTAAAAACAATCTAGCCGGGAAATCTTATTTGGCAGATTTGCTTCAGGGTTTGGAATCTTTTTATAACAGGCATGTACTCATTTGCAGTAAAGACCACTCCTCTTTAACTACTAAGTCAATTACGCAGGTGTTTCGTTCACTTCTGTTTCAGCCTATTATAACAAGCTCAAAAAAAGATGCTCTTGAACTTATGCGCAATGATGAGTGCATAAAGATTGTTTACGTGGACGAAGAGTTGGAAGATAAGAGCGGATTATTACTATGTAGGGAGATTAAAAATCGTTATCCTAAGCGTGACATGATTCTTTTTGGCGGTACTGTAATAAATGGAGACACTAAAAGAGTAGAGAAGCTAAAGGGTGAATTTTTTAAAAGCGGAGTGACCGATTTTTTTAGTGAATCAATTGATAAAGAGAGATTTAACACCCATATTATGAGTATGATGAAGATACTTAAGCAAAAACAGCGTTTAGATACTTATATAGAAACTGTTGACAAATATGTGCTGGTTTCCATCACCAATAAAAAAGGTGTTATTGTTTACGCAAGTGATGCATTTTCAGAGATGAGCGGCTACTCAAAAGAGGAGCTGATTGGAAGGAACCATAATATTGTCAGACATCCAGATATGGACTCCAGCATATATAAAGAGATGTGGGAGACAATTAAAGCTGGGCATGTTTGGAGCGGTGAACTTAAAAATAGAAAAAAAAGTGGAGATTTTTACTGGGTAAGTGTCGCTATTGAGCCAATATATGATGACTTTGGTCTACTTATGGGTTATCAATCTATTCGTTTTGATATTACTGATAAGAAAAGAGTTGAAGAGCTTTCCATAAGAGACAAGCTAACAGGAGCATACAACCGTAATAAATTTGATGATGTATTAAATTATGAATTTGCTCAAAGAGGTCGATACAAAAAGGAACTTGCCATGATTATGGTTGACTTTGATCATTTTAAAAATGTAAATGACTCTTATGGACACCAAGCCGGAGACCATGTTCTTGTAGAGTCTGCTAAGATAATAGAATCGTGTGTTAGGGAGAGTGACTCATTTTGTAGATGGGGAGGAGAGGAATTTGCTGTAATATGTCCATTTACAGACCTTGAAGGTGTTTTAAACTTGGCGGAGAAAATTCGTTTGGCAGTTAGCAACTTTCATTTTATAGATATTGTAAGACAAACTGTAAGCTTGGGTGTAGCGGTTGCAAAGGAGAACGATACGATAGAGGCTTTTTTAAAGCGAAGTGACGATGCGCTCTATATGGCTAAAGAGATGGGTAGAAACAGAGTAATGAGCTAG
- a CDS encoding AEC family transporter, with product MSSIIYSILGIYIFIVMGYIAKMSFKDAIDDKTITLINVYFLQVFLTFWGLLVRPVDATLLYAPSIYLVIILIVLFVSVVVANKLFKDPKEHSIATVAAIIGNTGNLGIPLNIAIFGEQSIPYTTVINLVNVFIVYTIGVYFYSRGTFDAKTSLINIVKLPVLWAATIAIILSAYSYKPSEVVMTTLTMGAYASMTMQLFLFGIYMYGTRIKEISKSLVIWVMSFKFLILPVITFLVLYSIQLDSMIKGIIFLELMMPLAIANVNLASLYDCKPKVVTALVFISSVIFLGAIFVGVRILTYL from the coding sequence ATGAGTTCAATAATATATTCAATTTTAGGTATTTATATTTTTATAGTTATGGGTTATATTGCAAAAATGAGCTTCAAAGACGCCATTGATGACAAAACCATAACACTTATAAATGTCTATTTTTTGCAAGTTTTTTTAACATTTTGGGGACTTTTAGTCCGCCCTGTTGATGCAACACTTCTTTATGCTCCATCTATCTACCTAGTAATCATTCTAATAGTTTTATTTGTCTCAGTAGTTGTTGCGAATAAACTTTTTAAAGACCCTAAAGAGCACTCAATAGCAACAGTTGCAGCAATAATCGGAAATACTGGCAACTTGGGAATCCCTTTAAACATAGCTATCTTTGGAGAACAGTCTATTCCATATACAACAGTTATAAATCTTGTGAATGTATTTATAGTCTATACTATTGGTGTTTACTTCTACTCACGTGGAACTTTCGATGCGAAGACATCACTTATCAATATAGTCAAACTTCCTGTTCTTTGGGCAGCAACAATAGCTATAATTTTAAGTGCTTACAGCTACAAACCAAGCGAAGTTGTCATGACTACACTAACAATGGGTGCTTACGCCTCTATGACTATGCAACTATTTTTATTTGGTATCTACATGTATGGAACTAGAATAAAAGAGATTAGTAAATCTTTGGTTATCTGGGTTATGTCATTTAAGTTTTTGATTTTACCAGTTATCACCTTCTTAGTACTTTACTCAATCCAGCTAGATTCGATGATAAAAGGGATAATCTTCTTAGAGCTAATGATGCCTTTAGCTATTGCAAATGTAAACCTTGCCTCACTCTATGACTGCAAACCAAAAGTTGTAACTGCCCTTGTATTTATCTCTTCTGTTATTTTTCTCGGAGCAATTTTTGTAGGCGTTAGAATTTTAACTTATCTATAA
- a CDS encoding thioredoxin family protein produces the protein MQTIEDIKKIIEENLAVMVYFSAPTCNVCHALKPKLIEAIDANFAKFEIVSVDTSLDQEISTHFSVFAIPTVLIFLDGREFLRKSRHMSVDEIVREIKRPYDIMTS, from the coding sequence ATGCAAACAATTGAAGATATTAAAAAAATCATAGAAGAAAATTTGGCGGTGATGGTTTATTTCTCAGCGCCTACATGTAATGTGTGCCATGCACTAAAACCTAAACTGATAGAGGCAATTGATGCTAATTTTGCAAAGTTTGAAATTGTGAGTGTAGATACATCACTAGATCAAGAGATATCAACCCATTTTAGTGTTTTTGCTATTCCAACAGTTTTGATTTTTTTAGACGGCAGAGAGTTTTTAAGAAAGTCACGACATATGAGCGTTGATGAGATTGTAAGAGAGATAAAGCGCCCCTACGACATAATGACTTCGTAA
- a CDS encoding PKD domain-containing protein translates to MKIEKFLIGVLLLLSLLAIAIFFSKGSSAAVTSSLTEVEVNRMQDVSITEASVEVVSLKKISKENNTTLSKKTTNIDLVKATRLVPPIKKVAKKAVKNTSRFKSKQITHKGKKYLTVKSPYTKRIWLDRNLGAYKVCSSFDDKACYGDHYQWGRNSDGHQNASSTTAPEQATDVNMAGVSFITTSTSPYDWTQTDNSGKQRAKNWSKADGTSVCPVGYRVPTIIELESETIGSSKGMSNNKAAYTNFLKFPSSGNSFYGAGSSGNVGSSGFVWSSDSNGSNSGALHFSSSTAYIGYDARALGFSVRCIQDKTLPTASKTANAGVDQTVMDGTTVKLIASGGSNSKGTIANYTWKENAKVLSTKKSFSKSNFSLGVHNITLTVVYKDGTSSSDRVIVTVVEFISQIITHKDLEYKTLLSPHTKRVWLDRNLGAIRVCKALYDKSCYGDYYQWGRNSDGHQKGKSFKTSLMSTDLKSAGNNFITDNGKHSFDWTVLDSDGSMRSANWSATDGHSICPVGYRVPTITEIEAETTGSSKGMLNNKVAYANFLKIPSSGYRSGESGSLDGRGSYGVVWSTSASGAYSGALHFSSNDADIGNFNRADGITVRCIGK, encoded by the coding sequence TTGAAGATAGAAAAGTTTCTCATTGGAGTATTGTTACTTCTTAGCCTATTAGCAATTGCTATATTTTTTAGTAAAGGTAGTAGTGCTGCAGTTACAAGTAGTTTGACAGAAGTGGAAGTCAACCGCATGCAGGATGTTAGTATCACTGAAGCCTCCGTAGAAGTTGTATCTCTTAAAAAAATATCCAAAGAAAATAACACTACACTTTCAAAAAAAACCACAAATATCGATCTTGTAAAAGCTACCAGGTTAGTCCCCCCAATAAAAAAAGTGGCTAAAAAAGCAGTTAAAAATACTTCACGTTTCAAATCCAAGCAGATAACCCATAAAGGGAAAAAATATTTAACAGTGAAATCACCATATACAAAACGTATTTGGTTAGACAGAAATTTGGGTGCATATAAAGTATGCTCATCATTTGACGATAAAGCTTGTTATGGAGACCACTATCAATGGGGTAGAAACAGCGATGGACATCAAAATGCCTCTAGTACTACAGCACCAGAACAGGCTACAGATGTAAATATGGCAGGAGTCAGTTTTATAACTACATCAACCTCTCCTTATGATTGGACACAGACAGATAATAGCGGGAAGCAAAGAGCTAAAAACTGGTCCAAAGCAGATGGTACTTCTGTTTGTCCGGTTGGGTATCGTGTGCCAACCATTATTGAGTTAGAATCTGAAACAATAGGAAGTTCAAAGGGTATGTCAAACAATAAAGCAGCCTATACTAACTTCCTAAAGTTTCCGTCTTCTGGAAATAGCTTTTACGGTGCAGGCTCATCAGGCAATGTCGGTTCTAGTGGCTTCGTATGGTCAAGTGATTCTAATGGCTCTAATTCAGGGGCTCTGCACTTTAGTTCTAGCACTGCTTACATTGGATATGATGCTCGTGCACTTGGCTTTAGTGTTCGTTGCATCCAAGATAAGACATTACCGACTGCATCTAAAACAGCAAATGCCGGAGTTGATCAAACAGTTATGGACGGAACAACAGTCAAGCTAATTGCTTCAGGAGGCAGTAACAGCAAAGGAACTATCGCAAACTATACATGGAAAGAAAATGCAAAAGTGTTGTCTACCAAGAAATCTTTTTCAAAATCAAACTTTTCATTGGGGGTTCACAATATAACTTTAACTGTTGTTTATAAAGATGGGACTTCTTCCTCGGATAGGGTTATTGTAACAGTAGTGGAGTTTATTTCACAGATAATTACTCATAAAGATTTAGAATACAAAACCCTACTATCCCCACATACAAAGCGTGTTTGGCTTGATAGAAACTTGGGTGCTATTCGAGTGTGTAAAGCTCTTTATGACAAATCGTGTTACGGTGACTATTATCAATGGGGGAGAAATAGTGATGGACATCAAAAAGGCAAAAGTTTTAAAACATCACTTATGTCTACTGATTTAAAGAGTGCAGGTAATAATTTTATTACTGATAACGGGAAACATAGTTTTGATTGGACAGTACTAGATAGTGATGGAAGTATGAGAAGTGCAAATTGGTCTGCAACGGATGGACATTCTATTTGTCCAGTTGGATATCGTGTGCCAACTATTACTGAGATAGAAGCTGAAACAACAGGGAGTTCAAAAGGCATGTTAAACAATAAAGTAGCATATGCTAACTTCTTAAAAATACCATCTTCTGGTTACAGAAGTGGTGAGAGTGGGTCGTTGGATGGTCGTGGTTCGTACGGTGTTGTGTGGTCAACCAGTGCAAGTGGTGCTTACTCTGGCGCTCTTCACTTCAGCTCAAATGATGCTGATATTGGTAATTTTAATCGAGCAGACGGGATTACCGTTAGGTGCATAGGAAAATAG
- a CDS encoding TrmH family RNA methyltransferase gives MQDSKEYLDKKAYFDKIITLYGRNVVIEVLQDETIEIHKLHMSNSNKTDGAVETILSLAKKRDITVTYHDKNALSRISKNAKQDQGVAIDIIANSYKNAKEIKDLKSFKLLALDGIQNPQNLGMIIRSCAGGYVDGIILPKKSSAKISPLVIKASAGTLFKLPIYYCNTLDEILKDLEDTNIYLLSSHAKSSIYDVQKSDRSIFVLGNESDGVSKEVEKLCNNSISIPMNRGVESLNVAVTASLIAFMK, from the coding sequence TTGCAAGATTCAAAAGAGTATTTAGATAAAAAAGCATATTTCGATAAAATCATAACTCTGTATGGCAGAAATGTAGTTATAGAAGTTTTACAAGATGAAACTATTGAAATTCATAAACTTCACATGTCAAACTCAAACAAAACGGATGGTGCCGTAGAAACTATATTGTCTCTTGCTAAAAAAAGAGATATTACTGTAACTTACCACGACAAAAATGCACTTAGTAGAATTAGTAAAAACGCAAAGCAAGACCAAGGTGTTGCAATTGACATTATCGCAAACTCTTACAAAAATGCTAAAGAGATAAAAGATCTAAAAAGCTTTAAACTTCTGGCTCTTGATGGCATACAAAACCCTCAAAACCTTGGGATGATTATTCGTTCATGTGCGGGTGGGTATGTTGATGGAATAATTCTTCCTAAAAAGAGTTCTGCAAAAATATCTCCACTTGTTATAAAAGCGAGTGCCGGAACGCTTTTTAAACTTCCAATATATTACTGCAACACTCTTGATGAGATTCTCAAAGATTTAGAAGATACAAATATCTATCTCCTCTCTTCACATGCAAAGAGTAGTATATATGATGTGCAAAAGAGCGATAGGTCAATATTTGTTTTAGGAAATGAGAGTGACGGCGTTTCAAAAGAGGTTGAAAAACTTTGTAATAACTCCATCTCTATCCCTATGAACAGAGGAGTTGAATCTTTAAATGTTGCAGTTACTGCTTCACTTATAGCTTTTATGAAATAA
- a CDS encoding SixA phosphatase family protein produces MKKLYIIRHAKSSWKDSSLSDFDRPLNKRGRVDAPLMGKVLKGKKVSPDAIISSPALRAKTTAQNIAKNINFTKPITYDENIYEANDDTLLYVMKKLNKEDSVVFIFGHNPGLNMLAESLVGLDENIPTCGIVEIEFDCKKWSEISSKNAKLISFDYPKMYS; encoded by the coding sequence ATGAAAAAACTATACATTATAAGACATGCAAAATCGAGCTGGAAAGACTCTTCATTAAGCGATTTCGATAGACCTTTAAACAAAAGAGGCAGAGTGGATGCTCCATTAATGGGTAAAGTACTAAAAGGCAAAAAGGTATCTCCAGATGCAATAATATCAAGCCCCGCACTAAGAGCAAAAACAACTGCACAAAATATTGCAAAAAATATTAATTTCACCAAGCCTATTACTTATGATGAAAACATATATGAGGCTAATGACGACACTCTTCTATATGTAATGAAAAAACTGAACAAAGAGGATAGTGTTGTTTTCATTTTTGGCCATAACCCAGGACTGAATATGCTAGCTGAAAGCTTAGTCGGCTTAGATGAAAACATTCCTACATGTGGAATTGTTGAAATTGAGTTTGATTGCAAAAAGTGGAGTGAGATTAGTTCTAAAAATGCAAAACTTATATCTTTTGATTATCCTAAAATGTATAGTTAA
- a CDS encoding YaaA family protein has protein sequence MLKILFSPAEGKASGGSEYAKEILGSNSARENILNEYNNILKRGDEETIKELFGFKKFSDCKPYINDIFNSPLMCAVERYQGVAYEYLDFDSLDEKSQEYIKSNTIIFSNLYGPILGGDTIANYKVKQGNDVGKFIPDRFYKDRFSYQLDLYLAKSEILDLRAGYYDKFYKVTKPYTTMKFLKGGKTVSHWAKAYRGLVLRAVAQNNINSMEEFMALEIDGLSVEEITVIKNKTEIVYNITN, from the coding sequence ATGTTAAAAATATTATTTTCTCCCGCCGAGGGAAAAGCAAGTGGTGGTAGTGAATACGCAAAAGAGATACTTGGATCAAACAGCGCCAGAGAAAATATTTTAAATGAATATAACAATATACTTAAGCGTGGTGATGAAGAAACAATAAAAGAACTATTCGGATTTAAAAAGTTTAGTGACTGTAAACCTTATATTAATGATATCTTTAACTCACCTCTTATGTGTGCGGTTGAGAGATATCAAGGTGTTGCTTATGAGTATCTTGACTTTGATTCACTTGATGAGAAATCACAAGAGTATATAAAGTCAAACACAATAATTTTTTCAAACCTTTATGGTCCTATACTTGGCGGAGATACTATAGCTAACTATAAAGTTAAACAGGGGAATGATGTCGGCAAATTTATACCAGACAGATTCTATAAAGATAGATTTTCATATCAACTAGACTTATATCTTGCAAAGAGTGAGATTTTGGACCTTCGTGCAGGTTATTACGATAAATTTTACAAAGTCACAAAACCATATACGACTATGAAGTTTTTAAAAGGTGGTAAAACCGTAAGTCATTGGGCAAAAGCATATAGAGGTTTAGTTTTAAGAGCAGTTGCGCAAAACAATATAAACTCGATGGAAGAGTTTATGGCTCTGGAGATAGATGGACTAAGCGTTGAAGAGATTACAGTTATTAAAAACAAAACTGAAATTGTTTACAACATAACGAACTAA
- the tuf gene encoding elongation factor Tu: MAKEKFERNKPHVNIGTIGHVDHGKTTLTAAITAVLAVTNGAELMDYDAIDNAPEERERGITIATSHVEYETDIRHYAHVDCPGHADYVKNMITGAAQMDGAILVVSAADGPMPQTREHILLSKQIGVPALVVFMNKEDMVDDEELLELVEMEIRELLDMYDFPGDDTPITAGSATMALAEAKSGTLGEWSAKIQQLMKTVDEFIPEPPRETDKDFLMPVEDVFSISGRGTVVTGRIERGTIKISDKIQIVGIRDTQETTVTGIEMFRKEMDEALAGDNCGILVRGIGKDDVERGQVLCKPGTITPHTKFTAEIYVLSKDEGGRHTPFFTNYRPQFYVRTTDVTGAITLPEGTEMVMPGDNVGITVDLIHPIAMEKGTKFAIREGGRTVGAGVVAEILA, encoded by the coding sequence ATGGCAAAAGAAAAGTTTGAGCGTAATAAACCGCATGTAAACATTGGTACTATTGGTCACGTTGATCATGGTAAAACAACATTAACAGCAGCAATTACTGCAGTATTAGCAGTAACTAACGGTGCAGAGCTTATGGATTACGATGCAATCGATAACGCTCCAGAAGAGAGAGAGCGTGGTATTACTATCGCTACTTCACACGTAGAGTACGAAACAGATATTCGTCACTATGCACACGTTGATTGTCCAGGTCACGCGGATTATGTTAAGAACATGATTACAGGTGCTGCTCAAATGGATGGTGCTATTCTTGTTGTTTCTGCAGCGGATGGCCCAATGCCACAAACACGTGAGCATATTCTTTTATCTAAGCAAATTGGTGTTCCTGCACTTGTTGTTTTTATGAACAAAGAAGATATGGTTGACGATGAAGAACTTCTAGAATTAGTTGAGATGGAAATTCGTGAACTTTTGGATATGTATGATTTCCCAGGTGATGATACTCCAATTACTGCAGGTTCTGCAACTATGGCTCTTGCTGAAGCAAAAAGTGGTACTTTAGGTGAGTGGTCAGCTAAGATTCAACAACTAATGAAAACAGTTGATGAGTTTATTCCTGAGCCTCCTCGTGAGACTGATAAAGATTTCTTAATGCCAGTTGAGGATGTTTTCTCAATATCTGGACGTGGTACTGTTGTTACAGGTCGTATCGAGCGTGGAACTATTAAAATTTCTGACAAAATTCAAATTGTTGGAATTAGAGATACTCAAGAGACTACAGTAACTGGTATAGAAATGTTCCGTAAAGAAATGGACGAAGCTCTTGCTGGTGATAACTGTGGTATTTTAGTTCGTGGTATCGGTAAAGATGATGTTGAGCGTGGTCAAGTACTTTGTAAGCCAGGTACTATTACTCCTCATACTAAATTTACAGCTGAAATCTATGTACTAAGTAAAGATGAGGGTGGTCGTCATACACCATTCTTCACTAATTACCGTCCACAATTTTATGTTCGTACAACAGATGTTACAGGTGCTATCACATTACCAGAAGGTACAGAGATGGTTATGCCAGGTGACAATGTAGGTATAACTGTTGATTTAATTCACCCAATCGCTATGGAAAAAGGTACTAAGTTCGCAATCCGTGAGGGTGGAAGAACTGTTGGTGCTGGTGTTGTAGCTGAGATTCTTGCTTAA
- the rpmG gene encoding 50S ribosomal protein L33 has translation MREAIHLGCEKCTRRNYHTTKNKKTHTEKFSVNKYCKFCREHTVHKEMKL, from the coding sequence ATGAGAGAAGCAATACATTTAGGATGTGAAAAGTGTACTCGTCGTAACTATCACACAACTAAAAATAAAAAAACTCATACTGAAAAATTTTCAGTAAATAAATATTGTAAGTTTTGTCGTGAGCATACTGTTCACAAAGAGATGAAGCTGTAA
- the secE gene encoding preprotein translocase subunit SecE translates to MNLNTHIKNARLELSKVIFPTKGQVKQAYISVVIVVTVIAAFLALVDLAMSSFMSAILG, encoded by the coding sequence ATGAATTTAAATACACATATAAAAAATGCAAGACTAGAACTAAGCAAAGTTATTTTTCCTACTAAAGGTCAAGTTAAACAAGCTTATATATCAGTAGTAATAGTAGTAACAGTTATAGCTGCTTTCTTGGCTTTAGTTGATTTAGCAATGTCATCATTTATGTCAGCGATTTTAGGTTAA
- the nusG gene encoding transcription termination/antitermination protein NusG, translated as MENTTSNHQWYSIQTYGSEKAVRIALLNIIEEMGLQEFITDVIVPTEDVIEVKDGKKKISERSLYSGYVFARIDLNTEIQHIVQSIPKVSGFIGEANVPTPLSEHDINVILDRVNNRAAPKPKVFFDNGETVRITDGPFANFTATVDEYDLEHGTLKLNVLIFGRATPVDISYTQVEKII; from the coding sequence GTGGAAAATACAACAAGTAACCACCAATGGTACTCTATACAAACATACGGAAGCGAAAAAGCTGTTCGCATTGCTTTACTTAATATAATTGAAGAGATGGGACTACAAGAATTTATTACTGATGTTATTGTTCCAACTGAAGATGTTATCGAAGTAAAAGATGGTAAGAAAAAAATATCTGAGCGTTCTTTATACTCAGGTTATGTTTTTGCTAGAATTGACTTAAATACTGAAATTCAGCATATTGTTCAAAGTATTCCTAAAGTATCTGGATTTATTGGCGAAGCAAATGTGCCTACTCCTTTAAGTGAACATGATATTAATGTAATACTTGACCGTGTTAACAACCGTGCTGCTCCTAAACCTAAAGTATTTTTTGATAATGGTGAGACAGTACGTATTACTGATGGTCCATTCGCAAACTTTACGGCAACTGTAGATGAGTATGACTTAGAGCATGGAACTTTAAAGCTAAACGTTTTAATTTTTGGTAGAGCAACTCCGGTTGATATCTCTTATACTCAAGTTGAAAAAATAATTTAA
- the rplK gene encoding 50S ribosomal protein L11, producing the protein MAKKIAGYIKLHINAGAATPAPPVGPALGQRGVNIMEFTKAFNEKTKDKKGFKVPVIITVYTDKSFTFITKEPPASALLMHAAGLKKGTDNPLKNIVGKITRAQLMEVVDKKIKDLNTDDREMAANTLAGSARSIGIQVVD; encoded by the coding sequence ATGGCAAAAAAAATTGCAGGCTATATAAAGCTACACATTAATGCAGGTGCAGCAACACCGGCACCACCAGTAGGACCAGCTTTAGGACAACGTGGTGTTAACATCATGGAATTCACTAAAGCATTCAATGAAAAAACAAAAGATAAAAAGGGATTCAAAGTTCCTGTAATTATCACAGTTTACACTGATAAAAGTTTTACTTTTATCACTAAAGAACCACCAGCATCAGCTTTATTGATGCATGCTGCAGGACTTAAAAAAGGTACAGATAATCCACTTAAAAACATAGTTGGAAAAATCACTCGTGCACAATTAATGGAAGTTGTTGATAAAAAAATTAAAGACTTAAATACAGATGATAGAGAAATGGCAGCTAATACTTTAGCTGGTTCAGCTCGTTCAATTGGTATTCAAGTAGTAGATTAA
- the rplA gene encoding 50S ribosomal protein L1: MSKRYKQLIEKIDLTKAYGVEDASNVLKDLKSAKFNETVEIALNLNVDPRHADQMIRGAIVLPHGTGKTVRVAVFAKGVKADEAKAAGADIVGTDDLVQQIKEGIFNFDVVVAAPDCMGLVGQIGRILGPKGMMPNPKTGTVTPDVATAVKNVKGGQVNFRVDKKGNIHAGIGKANFEAVQIAENLTTLVRAINKQKPASAKGRYIKTGALSLTMSPALKLDVMELMDIK; encoded by the coding sequence ATGAGTAAAAGATACAAACAATTAATAGAGAAAATTGATTTAACTAAAGCATATGGTGTTGAAGACGCTTCAAATGTTCTAAAAGATTTAAAAAGTGCAAAATTTAACGAAACTGTAGAAATTGCACTTAATTTAAATGTTGATCCTAGACATGCTGACCAAATGATTCGTGGGGCGATTGTATTACCTCATGGTACAGGTAAAACAGTTCGTGTTGCTGTTTTCGCTAAAGGTGTTAAAGCTGATGAAGCTAAAGCTGCTGGTGCTGATATAGTTGGTACTGATGATTTAGTACAGCAAATTAAAGAAGGAATCTTCAATTTTGATGTAGTTGTTGCTGCTCCAGATTGTATGGGACTTGTTGGTCAAATTGGCCGTATTCTAGGGCCAAAAGGTATGATGCCTAATCCTAAAACAGGTACTGTAACTCCAGATGTTGCAACAGCTGTTAAAAATGTTAAGGGTGGTCAGGTAAATTTCCGTGTTGATAAAAAAGGAAATATTCATGCTGGTATTGGTAAAGCAAATTTTGAAGCTGTACAAATAGCTGAAAATCTTACTACACTTGTAAGAGCTATCAATAAGCAAAAGCCTGCTTCTGCTAAAGGTCGTTACATAAAGACTGGAGCACTATCGTTAACTATGAGTCCTGCTCTTAAGCTTGATGTTATGGAATTGATGGATATAAAATAA
- the rplJ gene encoding 50S ribosomal protein L10: MTKTQKAEIIEVLSNEFKSAQSVIFCDYKGLTVSALEGLRNAAREKEAKVQVVKNTLATIALSNAELTGVELKDTNILVWGADSVATSKVVADFAKANDIFVIKSAYVDREPADAAKVEAFAKLPGRDELLAMLAATWMAPVANFTIGLDALRQKKEEA, translated from the coding sequence ATGACAAAAACACAAAAAGCTGAAATTATTGAAGTACTTTCAAATGAGTTCAAAAGCGCTCAAAGTGTAATCTTTTGTGATTACAAAGGTTTGACCGTTTCTGCTCTTGAAGGTTTAAGAAACGCTGCTCGTGAAAAAGAAGCAAAAGTACAAGTTGTTAAAAATACTTTAGCAACAATTGCACTTTCAAATGCAGAGTTAACAGGTGTTGAATTAAAAGACACTAACATTTTAGTATGGGGTGCAGATTCTGTTGCCACTTCTAAAGTAGTTGCTGATTTCGCTAAAGCTAATGATATATTTGTAATTAAGTCTGCTTATGTTGACCGAGAGCCAGCTGATGCTGCTAAGGTTGAAGCATTTGCTAAACTTCCTGGTCGTGACGAGTTGCTTGCAATGCTTGCTGCTACTTGGATGGCACCTGTTGCAAACTTTACAATTGGACTTGATGCACTTAGACAAAAAAAAGAGGAAGCTTAA